GGTGAAAATTCTAAAAAACTTGCAGAAATAATAGCGGCAACAGTTTTAGCTGGTGAACTATCATTGCTTTCAGCGCTAGCTGCCCAACACCTAGCTAAAACCCATCTCAGATTCGGCAGAGGAGTTAAGTCGATATAAAATGCATAAATGACGATTTTTCGATATTCATACATAGACATATCGATGAAGTTAAAAAATAATTCGATTACATATATGTCTACAATTTGAGGAGAGGAAAACCATGGCAAAAGGATATGGATTTGTCGGGACAATTTTGCGAGTGAACCTTTCAACCAAAGATATCAAGAAAGAGCCGCTAAATAAAGAGCTAGCTCAAAAGTTCTTAGGAGGAAAGGGTCTTGCTGCCTACTACCTGTTCACTGAGACCAAAAAGGGCGTAAAACCACTGGACCCAGAGAACAAGCTAATATTCATGACCGGACCGCTTACCGGGACTAAAGCCCCTTGCGCCAATCGATTCTGCGTCTGTACAAAATCACCATTAACTGGCACCTGGGTAGATTCACATTGTGGAGGGAGCTGGGGTCCAGAACTAAAATGGGCGGGATACGATGGCATAATCATTGAAGGCAGAGCCGAAGACCCAGTGTACATTTGGATTGAAGATGATGAAGTTAGCATTAAAGATGCAAAATGGTTCTGGGGTGCAAACACCTTCGCAACCGAGAGATTACTTAAAGAAAAACACGCCGGAGATAGAATGGCTAGGGTGGCCTGTATAGGACCAGCAGGCGAGAGGCAATCACTGCTCGCAAATGTGATATCCGAAGTGAGAGCCGCTGGGAGAGGCGGACACGGTGCTGTTATGGGCTCAAAGAATTTGAAAGCTATAGCGGTCAGAGGACATGGAAAACCCGAGGACTTAATTGCAGATCCAGCCAAATTCGATGAGGCTGTAAAGGTCGCTTACCAAAAGCTTGGGAAGAGTCCAATCACCGGACCGGCTGTTAAAGGCGCTCTCTCGATAATGGGTACAAGCAACATTATTCGGGGGATAAATGCTGCGGGAGGCTGGCCCACCCGAAACTTTCAGACCGGAATCTTTGAAAAAGCATCTGAAATCGAAGGGCAAGCCCTCGCCAAATACCTCTACTGCCCACCTGAATCGCCCGGGATGGTTCCATGTTGGAACTGCCCAATTCTGTGCGCACATCTTTCCGTGATAAAGAAAGGTCCATGGGCAGGTTTCGTTGACGAAGGACCGGAATACGAAAATGTGACTTTACTCGGCGCTACTTGCGGCGTCTTCGATAGGGAAGCGATCGCTGCTGCGGAATACTTCTGCGACTTCTACGGCCTAGATGCTATCTCAGTTGGGGGAACGATTGCTTTCCTAATGGAATGCTACCAAAAGAAGTTGATTACCAAGAAAGATACGGATGACATCGACTTAAGGTTTGGAAATGCGGATGCTCTGGTTCAGGCTGTTATGAGAGCGGGAGCAGGTTACGGAAAACTTGGACCGTTAGTAGCAAATGGGTCGAAGAGAGCAGCGGCAAAGATTGGTAAGGGATCCGCGAAATTTGCTATTAATGTTAAAGGTTTAGAGGTTCCCGCCTACGATCCTAGGGCTGCACAGGGCATGGGACTAGCCTACGCCAGATCCGATAGGGGGGCCTGTCACTTGAGACCTTGGACGGCTGGCGCAGAAATGCTCGGACTGGATGGCATCGATCCGAAGGAAACAAAAGGAAAAGCGCAACTCGTGAAAGCGAGTACAGAGGTATTCAATTCTGCTTTTGACTCTAGTGGCATATGCCTATTCGTAGCATTTGGCATTGGTGGGGACGACGTGTTCAACATGGTTGTTCCTGCTACTGGCTTCCAGTACAAAGATTTCAGTGAGTTTGTCAAAATTGGTGAAAGAATTAACAACCTTACAAGAGCCTTCAACACTAGAGAAGGACTCACAAAGAAAGATGACACCCTACCATATCGATTGCTTAAAGAACCGCTGCCTTCTGGTCCATGCAAGGGACAAGTGGTCAAACTTGACAAGATGCTTCCAGAGTATTATGAGCTCTGTGGCTGGGATAAAACCGGAAAGCCAACCAAGGAGAAATTACAAGAACTAGGGTTAGACTTCGTTATCGACCAACTTTATGGCTAAACCTTAAACCCCCATTCCCTTTTTCTTATATGGTATCCTTAACGGTCATCCGATATTCATGTGATCTAAAAACTTTCTGGAGTTTAGTAAACAAACTCAAAGTTAATTCTAAGCAGAAAATTTTCGAAGATTGCAGCGTTTCTTTGAGTATACAGTTAGAAGGAGGAGCGTTTCAATTAAGGTCTACTTATAAAAGCCCTTAACTTATCATAAAAATTTTCATGTAATTTTATGAATTTAGCCGCACGTTTAGATTTATAAATTCGGATGACTTCGCCTTCTCTAACCTCCTCTCTAACTTGTCCATCGACAATTGCAACAAGCTTTCTACGGGGTCTAACTGTCTCTATTTCAATTACACAGTCATCTGGTACAACGATTGGAAATGCCCTCCGCTTAAATGCGCAAATTGGGGCGATTATATAGGCTTTCACTCCAGGAACAATTATCGCGCCCCCCGCCGACAGGGCATACGAAGGGGATCCAAGCGGTGTGGCAACTACGACTCCATCTCCTTTAATCTCCTCAAGCAAATTTCCATCAACCTTTACACTGAAATGAATAATCCTTCCTAGAACAAGCGGAAAAATAGCAACATCATTTAAAGCATCAAGGCAGAACCTTCCATCGATATCAATGGTAAGTTTTGGAACCTGTTCAATTTTATAATCACCCTTCAAAATTGCAGTAACTGCTCTAAGAGTGTTTTCTGGTTGCACCTCAGCTAAGAATCCCTCCTCACCAAAGTTAACACCTAGAATGGGAATATCATCCCGATCTATAACTGCTTGAAGAATAGTTCCATCTCCACCAAATACTAGAAGGGCATCCGCCGTCATATCCTTAAGTGGAACACCGCCCTCAATGCCTAGAATATTAGCTGCATCCTTTTGTAGGATCACCTCAGCGCCATCCTGTTTTAGCGACTTTATTACCTCTTTAATCAGCTCCATAGCTTTCGGTATTCGGTGCCTAGTGAAGATCCCGACTTTCAATTTCAGAACCATCCTGAGTTAATTTCGTTTTACCTTAACTGAGGCTACTATTTGAAAATTTGCTTTTGAGTTACATTAACCCCAAATGCGATCAAGCCCCCTAAAAAGTATTTTAATGGAATGCCCCCCATTTCCAATCATTTTTAGCCAACTAAGGTGTAAAGAGGAAGCGGAGCCCAACAGCACATGAGATTCATCGCAAAGCCAGTGAAGACTCGGTATTGGCATCCCGGCGATGATTACATTCACATTGTCGTCGATACGACCAAGCGAAGCTTGAAAGATAATGATGTTGTCGTTATTTCTGAAAAAGCTGTATCTACAGCGAGTGGTAACCTTATTGACGAGGCCAAGGTGAAGCCAGGAAAGCTGGCTATTTTTATAGCTCGATTTTGGATGCGCTATGTTTGGGGGCACTTCTTAGGTTGGATTTGCCGGCTTAAACCTGAAACCATTCGTCGACTTCGAACCTACCCTCTAAAAGAGGGTTCAGCTCACAAACAGGTTGCTTTAAACTATGCAGGATTAC
The window above is part of the Candidatus Bathyarchaeota archaeon genome. Proteins encoded here:
- a CDS encoding 3-hydroxy-3-methylglutaryl-CoA reductase — its product is GENSKKLAEIIAATVLAGELSLLSALAAQHLAKTHLRFGRGVKSI
- a CDS encoding aldehyde ferredoxin oxidoreductase family protein — its product is MAKGYGFVGTILRVNLSTKDIKKEPLNKELAQKFLGGKGLAAYYLFTETKKGVKPLDPENKLIFMTGPLTGTKAPCANRFCVCTKSPLTGTWVDSHCGGSWGPELKWAGYDGIIIEGRAEDPVYIWIEDDEVSIKDAKWFWGANTFATERLLKEKHAGDRMARVACIGPAGERQSLLANVISEVRAAGRGGHGAVMGSKNLKAIAVRGHGKPEDLIADPAKFDEAVKVAYQKLGKSPITGPAVKGALSIMGTSNIIRGINAAGGWPTRNFQTGIFEKASEIEGQALAKYLYCPPESPGMVPCWNCPILCAHLSVIKKGPWAGFVDEGPEYENVTLLGATCGVFDREAIAAAEYFCDFYGLDAISVGGTIAFLMECYQKKLITKKDTDDIDLRFGNADALVQAVMRAGAGYGKLGPLVANGSKRAAAKIGKGSAKFAINVKGLEVPAYDPRAAQGMGLAYARSDRGACHLRPWTAGAEMLGLDGIDPKETKGKAQLVKASTEVFNSAFDSSGICLFVAFGIGGDDVFNMVVPATGFQYKDFSEFVKIGERINNLTRAFNTREGLTKKDDTLPYRLLKEPLPSGPCKGQVVKLDKMLPEYYELCGWDKTGKPTKEKLQELGLDFVIDQLYG
- a CDS encoding NAD(+)/NADH kinase, encoding MKVGIFTRHRIPKAMELIKEVIKSLKQDGAEVILQKDAANILGIEGGVPLKDMTADALLVFGGDGTILQAVIDRDDIPILGVNFGEEGFLAEVQPENTLRAVTAILKGDYKIEQVPKLTIDIDGRFCLDALNDVAIFPLVLGRIIHFSVKVDGNLLEEIKGDGVVVATPLGSPSYALSAGGAIIVPGVKAYIIAPICAFKRRAFPIVVPDDCVIEIETVRPRRKLVAIVDGQVREEVREGEVIRIYKSKRAAKFIKLHENFYDKLRAFISRP